In Devosia sp. 1566, a single genomic region encodes these proteins:
- a CDS encoding TSUP family transporter, which produces MDPLNVAMLLVLAGAAAYVQTLTGFAFGLLMMGGIGILGLLPLPEAAVIVSILTVVNATQVLARGWRNVAWSEFRLAIGASLLLVVLGYFMLEWLADANLDGLRLLLGAVIVGASIQLILQPHPLPNRSSSGSFVLVGALGGFLGGMFSTAGPPLIYHFYRQPLPAAAIRDTLVLIFGVNALFRLSLVGLTGSFPYEASWWALLAAPVVTATTYAAKRWPPPFAVLTLRRVAFSLLLLSGVSLAAPAIWRLGFAAAA; this is translated from the coding sequence ATGGACCCGTTGAATGTCGCCATGCTCTTGGTCCTTGCCGGCGCTGCCGCTTATGTGCAGACGCTGACGGGCTTTGCCTTTGGCCTGTTGATGATGGGCGGTATCGGCATTCTCGGGCTGCTGCCCCTGCCCGAAGCCGCGGTGATCGTGAGCATCCTCACGGTGGTCAATGCAACTCAGGTGTTGGCCCGAGGCTGGCGTAACGTGGCCTGGAGCGAGTTTCGCCTCGCCATTGGCGCCAGCCTCCTTTTGGTGGTGCTGGGTTATTTCATGCTCGAATGGCTTGCGGACGCCAATCTGGACGGACTACGCCTGCTGCTGGGCGCCGTCATCGTTGGTGCCAGCATCCAGTTGATCCTGCAGCCGCATCCGCTGCCCAACCGGTCTTCTTCGGGTTCGTTCGTCCTGGTGGGTGCATTGGGCGGCTTTCTGGGCGGGATGTTCTCCACGGCCGGACCGCCCTTGATCTATCACTTCTATCGCCAACCCCTGCCAGCGGCCGCCATCAGGGACACCTTAGTGCTGATCTTTGGCGTCAACGCCTTGTTCCGGCTGTCCTTGGTCGGCTTGACCGGCAGCTTCCCCTATGAGGCAAGTTGGTGGGCGCTGTTGGCGGCGCCCGTGGTTACCGCCACCACCTATGCCGCAAAACGCTGGCCGCCGCCATTTGCGGTCCTCACGCTGCGCCGCGTGGCGTTCTCGCTCCTGCTGCTATCAGGTGTTTCCCTGGCGGCGC
- a CDS encoding AraC family transcriptional regulator, with product MNVLDQWIRMYARSRMTLVRSRMVEPWGFRLDPGAMIAFHLVWQGTAWLRRAGEAPLRLEEGDLVVLSDGKAHDLVASPKGEAPPVSQFVQQGFDVTSQSPDAVIFCGRFQVDGTRRLGQSALPPCIHLPAAELRKDNGILPIVLLLAEELEHQGLGNESLVESLADSLLVYVLRRAAERAGHSAGWLPAMKDPNLAKVFRAIHADPAAKWTVEGMAKVAGLSRAAFARRFHNRAGEPPLTYLKGWRLTLAARKLASGPTSVGSLASEAGYASEAAFTRAFKDYHGLAPRAYLQTLQSGARLPDGQAIQELRQASQSA from the coding sequence ATGAATGTGCTTGATCAATGGATCCGCATGTACGCCCGCAGCCGGATGACCCTCGTCCGCAGCCGGATGGTTGAGCCTTGGGGCTTCCGGCTCGATCCGGGGGCAATGATCGCCTTTCACCTCGTCTGGCAGGGGACCGCTTGGCTTCGCCGGGCTGGCGAAGCGCCACTCCGGCTGGAAGAGGGTGATCTGGTGGTCCTGAGTGATGGAAAGGCCCACGATCTCGTGGCCAGCCCCAAGGGCGAGGCGCCCCCCGTCAGCCAGTTCGTGCAACAAGGATTTGATGTCACCAGCCAGTCTCCTGACGCGGTGATCTTTTGCGGGCGCTTCCAGGTGGATGGCACGCGCCGGCTGGGACAATCGGCGCTACCGCCCTGCATTCACCTGCCCGCCGCCGAGCTGCGCAAGGACAATGGCATTTTGCCGATCGTGCTGTTGCTGGCCGAGGAATTGGAGCACCAGGGCTTGGGCAATGAAAGCCTGGTGGAAAGTCTTGCCGACAGCCTGCTGGTTTACGTGCTGCGCCGTGCAGCCGAGCGCGCCGGGCATTCCGCCGGATGGTTGCCGGCAATGAAGGATCCCAACCTTGCCAAGGTGTTCCGGGCGATCCATGCCGATCCCGCCGCCAAATGGACTGTCGAGGGCATGGCGAAGGTGGCGGGGCTGTCGCGCGCTGCCTTTGCCAGACGATTCCATAACCGGGCGGGAGAGCCGCCATTGACCTATCTTAAAGGCTGGAGGCTGACTCTGGCCGCCAGAAAGCTTGCCAGTGGCCCTACTTCGGTAGGGTCACTGGCAAGCGAAGCCGGCTACGCCTCGGAGGCGGCTTTCACGCGGGCGTTCAAGGACTATCACGGCCTCGCGCCTCGAGCTTATCTGCAGACGCTCCAAAGTGGCGCGCGCTTGCCTGATGGACAAGCAATCCAGGAACTGCGTCAAGCATCGCAAAGCGCCTGA
- a CDS encoding NAD(P)H-binding protein encodes MFKTILVAAGTGTVGQHLANRLLIAGHSVKIGTRRGGDANTVLLDYSQARTFEAALAGTDAAYLVVPTSAEPHLLLGPFVEAAARRGIKLVLQSALGVDANDAIPLRQLERQIESSGAPYAILRPNWFLDNFHGRWHAGIMELGRLALPAGDATTSLIDARDIAEAAAIALTQAVADGRAFNLTGPDSLGYAEAVAALAAISGRTVTYEGVDEAQFKRESGRMKLAPALVEQMLPIFTATRAGHFSQVTDDFSQLTGRPGRRLVDYLADNAWRFAVPVAQNEVQRAAVSR; translated from the coding sequence ATGTTCAAGACCATACTTGTTGCGGCCGGAACCGGCACAGTTGGGCAGCACCTGGCCAATCGGCTGCTGATCGCCGGGCACAGCGTCAAAATTGGCACAAGGCGAGGAGGTGACGCCAACACAGTGCTGCTGGACTATAGTCAGGCCCGGACTTTTGAAGCGGCGCTTGCCGGCACCGATGCGGCTTACCTCGTCGTTCCGACCTCGGCCGAACCACATTTACTGCTTGGCCCCTTCGTCGAGGCCGCAGCGCGGCGCGGCATTAAGTTGGTGTTGCAATCAGCTCTGGGGGTGGATGCCAATGACGCCATTCCGCTGCGGCAACTGGAGCGGCAGATCGAAAGCTCAGGCGCGCCCTACGCGATCCTGCGTCCAAACTGGTTCCTCGACAATTTCCACGGGCGCTGGCACGCCGGCATCATGGAGCTTGGCCGGCTTGCGCTTCCCGCGGGCGATGCCACGACCAGCTTGATTGATGCGCGCGACATCGCCGAAGCTGCCGCTATCGCTTTGACCCAGGCAGTTGCGGATGGTCGGGCTTTCAACCTGACCGGCCCCGACAGCCTGGGCTATGCCGAGGCCGTAGCGGCGCTTGCGGCGATCAGCGGCCGCACCGTCACCTACGAGGGTGTCGACGAGGCGCAGTTCAAGCGCGAGTCGGGGCGCATGAAACTGGCGCCAGCTCTGGTTGAACAGATGCTGCCGATCTTTACTGCTACTCGCGCGGGTCATTTCAGCCAGGTCACTGACGATTTCAGCCAACTCACCGGGCGACCGGGCCGGCGGCTCGTCGATTATCTGGCTGACAATGCCTGGCGCTTCGCCGTCCCAGTTGCGCAGAACGAAGTCCAGAGAGCAGCGGTCAGTCGTTGA